Sequence from the Saccharopolyspora pogona genome:
CGTGCGCCTCGAACAGCTCCGGCAGCGCGGCGTGCTGCAGTCCGGGCAGCGAGATCGCTGCGGTGTCGAGGTTCTCGCCGGGCAGCAGCAGCCCGATCTCGCCGAGGCGGGAGTGCGGTGTCGCGCCGATCCGGGCCAGCACCGCGGCCAGCCGCCGCAGCAGCCGCCGTGCCGCGGCCTCGTCGAGCACGTCGAGGCGGTGGTCGAGCCGGAACCCGAGCTGATCACCGGGCACCGCGATCAGCGACAGCGGGTAGTGCGTGCCGTCGAGCACTTCGACGCCGGTGACCCGCAGCCCCGGCACGGGATGGCCGCCGGAGTCATCCAACGGGTAGTTCTCGAAGACCACCGCGGTGTCGAACAGCTCCCCGTGCCCGGCGATGGCCTGCAGCCGCGTCAGGTCCGCATGCTGGTGCTCGAGCACCGCGAGCTGCTGGTCCCGCAGTGCCGCCAGCGCCTCGGCCACGGTGCGCCGCGGATCGAGCCGCACCCGCACCGGAACGGTGTTGATCAGCAGCCCGACGACCTCCTCCACCCCCGGCAGCTCCGGCGGGCGGCCGGAGACCGTGGCGCCGAAGACCACGTCATCGCGACCGGTCAGCGCGCCCAGCAGCATCGCCCACGCCAGCTGCACCACGGTGCTCACCGTCGAACCCAGCCGCTGCGCGGTGCGCCGCACCGCGGCCGTGTCGGCCGCGTCGAGCCGGTCGAACACCCGGCCGCGGTCCCCGGCGCCGCGGCCCGCCGCCGGAGCCACCAGCGTTGGACCGTCCACATCGGACAAGATCGTGCGCCAGACCTCCTCGTGCGCGGCGCCGTCGCGCTCCCGCGTCCAGTCCAGGAACCGCCGGTAGTCGGCGGGTGCGGGCAGCGCCGCTCCGGCGTAGAGCGCGAACAGATCGTTGATCAGGATCGGCGTGGACCACCCGTCGATCACGATGTGGTGGGTGCTGAGCACCAGCACGTGCCGGTCCGCGCCCGCGCCCAGCAGGGCCGCCCGCCACACCGGGGCCTCTGCCAGGTCGAAGCGCCGCGCCCGGTCGGTGTCGAGGAACCGCGAGACCTCCCGCGCCGAGGCGTCCTCCCGCCGCGTCCACTCGACGTTGAAGCTCGCCGGCCAGACCTGCACCGGCGCTCCTTCAGCGTCGTGGCGGAACGCCGCCGACAGCTGCGGGTGCCTGCGCAGCAACGCGTGCACCGCCTCGCGCAGCCGCTGCTCGTCGAGCTCTCCGGTGAGCTCGAAGACGAACCGCACCAGGTAGGGATCGGCGGCCTGCGCGTCGTACATCGAGTGGAAGAGCAGCCCCTGCGCCAGCGGCGGCAGCGGCAGCACCGTGTCCGCCCGCTGCCCGGCACCCTCCCGCGCGTGCTCGGCCATCGCGCCGAGCACCGCGAACCAGCGCTCGCCCAGGACCGCGGCCTCGCGCTCGCCGAGCAACTGCCCGTCCCAGGACCAGTTCGCGGTCAGCCGCGGCCCGCCGGGCTCGTCGGTGACCGCGCAATCCAGCTCGACCAGGTGCACCATCCGCATGTCCTGCGGCATCGACGAGCCAAGCACCGGCGCCCACGAGCGCGGGCACCAGTCCGCGTCGCTGCCCGCGTCGAACCTGCCGAGGTAGTTGAACCCGAAGCGCGGCTGCGGCCCGCCCGCAAGGACCGGGGCGCTCTGCGGGTTCAGGTAGCGCAGCAGGCCGTAGCCGAAACCGTTGCGCGGCACCGCACCCAGCGCGGCCCGCACGTTCTCGACCACCTCGCCGAGCAGGCGGCGGTCCTGCTGAACCTGCGACCAGGCCGCCCCCGGTTGCAGCTGCACCGGGAACTGCGTGGTGAACCAACCGACGGTGCGCGAGAGGTCCAGCCCGCCGAACTCCTCGCGCCCGTGCCGCTCCACGTCCACCAGCACTGTGGGCCCGTCAGCCACCGCGAGAGCGAAGGCGCTCAGCAGCAGCGTCTCGGCGGAGCAGCCGAAAACGGCCGTTGCCTGCTCCAGCACACCGGCGGTGATCTCTTCGGGCAGCTGCAACGACAGGTGACCGCGGTCGGACTCCGCGCCCGGCTGCGCCGACGGCCCGCTGACCTCGGCGACCTGGCGCCACCGCGGGAACTCCGCCTGCGTTCCCGGTTCCCGCGCGTGCTCGGGCAGCGCCCGCGCCCACTGCGCGAACGAGGTCCCCGCGGCCTCCGCCCGCGGGGACCTCCCACCGAGCACGACCTGCCCCGCCTCGCGCAGGTCGTCGAGCAGGATCCGCCACGACACCCCGTCCACGGCCAAGTGGTGCACCGCGAGCACGAGCGTGCCCGGCTCGCCACCGGCATCGAGCCACACCGCGCTCACCGCCGGGCCGGTCTCGACGTCCAGCCGCGCCTGCGCGCGCCGCGCCCACTGCCCCGCCAGCTCCCGCCTGTGCTGCTCGGCGAGCTCGCGCACGTCCACCCGCGCGAAGTCGAACCCGGCCTGCGCCGCGACCTGCAGGTTCCACAGCCCACCGGTGGCCGTGAGCTTCAACCGCAGCGCGTCGTGCCGCCGCACCAGCGACGAGAGCACCGACCGCAGCCCCTGCTCCCCCAGCTCGGCGGGCACCCGCAGGGTCGCGCACTGGGCGAACCCGGCCAGCGCGCCACCGCGTTCCAGCAGCCAGTGCATGATCGGCGTCAACGGCAGCGGACCGGCCGCAGCACCCGGCCCCGGCAGCGCCGGTGCGGCCGCACCCACCCGCTCGGCCAGCGCGGCCACGGTCGGGTGGCGGAACACGTCGGAGGTGCCGAGTTCGAGGCCACCGCGCCGGGCCCGGCTGGCGAGCTGGATCGCCTTGATGCTGTCACCGCCCAGGGCGAAGAAGTCCCGGTCCGGCGGCACCTCGGCCAAGCCGAGCACCTCGCGGAACAACCCGGCCAGCAGCTCCTCGGCCGCCGACGCCGGGACCGGGGATTCGGTGGGCGTTTCCTGCGGCGCGGAGTCTTCGGCCGGATCGGGCAGCGCGGCGCGGTCCAGCTTCCCGTTGCGGTTCAACGGCAACTCCGCCACCACCACGAATTGCGAGGGCACCATGAACGGCGGCAGCAGCGCGGCCACGTGCTCCCGCAACGCGGCCGGATCCGCCTGCTCGGCCACGACGTAGGACACCAGCCGCCGCCCGGTCTCCCCCTCGCGCAGCACCGTCGCCACCTGCCGCACGCCCGCGGCCCGTCCCAGCGCGGCGTCGACCTCACCCGTTTCGATGCGGTGACCGCGTAACTTGACCTGGCCGTCGCCGCGGCCGGCGAAGTGCAGCGTGCCGTCCGGGTTCCACCGCGCCAGATCACCAGTGCGGTACATCCGCTCGCCCGGCGCCCCGAACGGGCAGGCCACGAACCGCTGCACCGTCGCGGCCGGATCGGCCAGGTAACCGCGAGCCAGTCCGAACCCGGCCAGATAGAGCTCCCCTACCGCGCCCACCGGCACCGGCCGCAGCGCGGCGTCGAGCAGGTGCACCCGCTTGCCGTCGATCGGCGCGCCGATGGGCACCGCGGTGGCGTCCTCGGAGTCGACGACGTGGCGGGTGGCGAACACGGTCGTCTCGGTCGGGCCGTAGCCGTTGACCACCACGAGCTCCGGAGCGACCGCCCGGACCCGGCGCACCGCCGCCGCCGGGACCACGTCGCCGCCCGTCCAGACCTGCCGGACACCGCGCAGCCACCCTGGGGCCTCCTGGCTGACCGCGTCGAACAACCCCGCCGTCAACCACAGCCCGGTCACCCCGCACCCGGCGACCACCCCACCCAGCACCCGCAGATCCGCTTCGCCCGGCGGGGCGAGCACGACCTCACCACCGGTCAGCAGCGGGACCCACAGCTCCAAGGTCAACGCGTCGAAGGCGTGCGGGGAATGCAGCAGCACCCGCTCGGCAGCGCCCTCGGCCCACCACCGGTCCTCGGTCAAGCGCACCACGTTCTCGTGCGTGATCGCGACGCCTTTCGGCGTTCCGGTGGAACCCGAGGTGAACATGACGCAGGCCAACCGGCCCGGCGTGATCACCGCAGCGGTCACCGGGGCCGTGCCGCCGCCCGCTGCCACGCCCAGGACGGTCCCGGTGCCGCGGAACCAGCCGGTGAACTCGTCCTGCGCGGTGGCCTCATCGGTGATCAGCAGCGCGAGATCCGCCCCGTCCGCGATGGAGCGCAACCGGTGCGCCCCGTCGGCCCGGTGCAGCGGCACGTACGCCGCCCCGGCCCGCACCACCGCCAGCACCGCCACCACCAGGCCCACCGAGCGCTCGACGAGCAGCCCGACCGGAGACTCCGCACCTGCCCCGGCCGCCACGAGCCGCGCGGCCAGCGCATCGGCGCGGGCGTCGAGCTCGCGGTAGGTCAGCCGCTCACCGGTGGCGTGTGAGCGCACCGCGAACGCCTCAGGCGCGGCGGCGACCCGCTCGGCGAACCGCGACACCAGGTCTTGCGCGGGAGCGGAGCCCGCCGCCCCGGTGCCCGCGGACCGCACCAGGGCCCGTTCGGCGGGGGTGGTCGTCTCGAGGCGCGCGATCCGGGTGCCCGGCTCGGCCCGCACCAACTGCTCCAGCAGGTGCAGGAACCGGTCACGGGCGGCCGCGAGCACTTCGCGGTCGTGGTTGGCCGGGTTCGCGTCGAAGTCGAAGCGCAGCCGCCCATCACCTCGGTCGTAGGCGACCACGGAGAAGTCCTCCGACGGCGGCGCCGCCACGTTGTGCACGGTCGCGGTGCCATCGCCGAAGCTCAGCCCGTAGGCGAACTTCTGCACGTTGACCACCGGCCCGAAGAACCTGCGGCCGTCCTCGGGATACCCGGCCTCCCGGCTCAGCCGCTCTCCTCGGTACCGCTGGTGGGCCTGCACCGACCGCACCCGGTCGCAGACCTGCCCGAGCAGCTCGGCGACCGTATCCGCCGGGTCCAGGCGCAACCGCAGCGGCAGCACGTTCGCCGACATCGACGGCACGGTCCAGCTGAACCCGCTGAACCGTCCCGGCACCGGCAGGCTCAGCACCACCTCCCGGCTGCCCGACATCGCCTGGGTGTGCAGGGCGGTCGCCGCGATCACCAGCCGCGACCAGCGCCTGCCGAACCGGTCGGCCGCCGCGCGCAGCTCCGCGAACTCCGCCTCGCCGAACGTGGTGGTCAGCCGCAGCGAACTCGCCGCGGCAGCGGCCGGCCGGGCGGCCATGCTCAGGAAACCGGGACCATCGGCGAGGTGCTCGTGCCACCACCGCCGGTCGGCGTCGAACTCCGCCGAACTTCGATAACCGTCCTCTTCGGCCAGCAACCCCGCCAGGCCGCCCCACTGACCGGCCGGGACGGGGAGCCCGCGGTACAGGTGGTCATAGATCCCGGCGATCCGCGTGGTCAGCATCGTCATACCGACACCGTCGAGGGCGATGTGGTGCGCCCATTGGAAAAGCAGGTGCCGCTCCGCGGCCAGGCGCAGCACCACCGCGCCGTGGACCGGCCCGTCCCGCAGCTCCAGCGGCCGGTCCAGCTCGGCGCGCATCCAGCTCAGCGCCGCGCCGTGCGGATCGTCCGCACCGCTGAGGTCGTGCACCGCCACCGCGGGCTCGAGCTGACGCAGGTGCTGGCGCGCGCGACCGTCGGGCCCTTCGGTGAAGGTGGTGTTCACCGCCTCGGCCTCCCGCGCGGACAGCCGCACCGCCGTGGACAGCAGACCGACCTCCAGCGGCCCGGTGATCTCGGCGTACTCGCCCCACAGGTACGGCGAGGAGCTCGCGGAACCGGCCTGCTCGGCCAGCCAGATCCCGAGCTGGGCTTCGGAGACGGGGAGTTCGGTGGCCTGGTCGTGCGAGGTCATCGGCAGTCCTCACCGGCAAGGGGGTGACCCGCGCCTGACAGCGTCGATCGGCACCGGTCGCCTCGCGGCGCGACCGGGCACGGTGGATTTCGTCGGATCACGAGCAGAGTTCGCGATGGCGCGCTGCGCCCGGGCCTGGTGTCACTTCACCGGCATCAGCGGATCTTCGGCGGGAACGCGCCGCGGCCGACGGATACCCCGCCAGCCAGGCCACGAGCTCGGGTCCTGCGCAAGATGTGTTTTCACGCGCCGCACCTACCGCCTCGCGGGCGGTGATCTCCCTCAAGCACGTCCCGACTCTGGCACACGCCCACACGCAAGTCGACACAAAACACTCAATTGGCGCAATTTGGACTTCGCGGGTGATGTTCCCGGTCACACCCTGAGGACGGGCACCATCCAGCCACCCTATTCGGCCGGCACATGCAGCGGTTCGCGGCCGATCAGCTCCACCGCGAACGCGAACGCCGGCCCCCGAGGGGTGCGGTGTCCGATCAATCTCTAACTGTCGGGAACACGGGGGCGCACCGTAGCGTCCACCACATGCACCGTTGAGCTACCGGCTTCGACCCGGCGCGCACCACCAAACAGAGCAGTTCGCCTGGCGCGGGCTGACCAAGTACGGGCCGTTCAGCCGCGACGAAGTAGGCCTCACGGCTGCTCTCGTCGAGGGCATCCGACAGGCGTGGTCTGCCCGCCCGCGCTATTCCGGATCGCAGGCGGGCAGACCACCCCGGTTTTCAGCGTTGCTTGGCGCGACGCTTCCGGCTCACGAACACGAATGCCGCGCCCGCACCGAGGAGCACTACACCGAGGAAGATCATCACTGGCAGGCTGGAAATACCGGTGTCGGCCAGCGAGTCCGTCCGCGTGTTGGATGGGGGCGGCGTGGTGGGCATCGGGGTCGCCGGCGGCTCAGACGTCGGCGGTGTCGATGTTGGCGGCATCGGGGTCGTCGGCGGTGCCTGTGGGATGTACACGCCGGCGTCGATCGTGTGATCAACACCTCCTGGGTTGGCCGGGGCCGTGACAGGTGCGTATCCGTTGCACAGCTGCCCGGTGGTCGGCGGGATCACATTGGAGTCATGCGCCCGGTCCTCACCGGCCAATGGGAGTGTGAACCGGAGCTCGGTAGCCGGCGGCTGGCTTGGCACCTTGCTGGTGTTCGCGGTACACACGTCGAACTGCACGGTGTACTTCGCACCCGGGGTGAGCTGGTAGGCGGCGCCGACCCCACCAAAGTAGTACTCGCCGGCGGCATCGGTCTTGGTCGTGGCGACCTGCTTACCGCTGGCGTCCAACAGGTTGATCGTCGCACCCGGTAGCGGCACCTGTCCGGGGTCCTGGATTCCGTTGTGGTCGCCGTCGAACCACACCACGTTGCCGATCTGGATCGGCGCATTCGCTGCCGTATAGGCGATATCGCCGAGCCCACCGGCCTTACCGAACCCATTCTGGTTCGAAGCGACGAACTGGTACCCGTTGGCGGGCGGGTTGTTACCGGGACCCTTACCGGTCTCGATGTTGTAGTAACCGGTCCCGTCAGTGCTGTAGTTGCCGGCCGGGTCCATCTCCGTGCTGATGACCCATTGCTGCTGCGGAATGTAGGCCACCGACCCTTGTGCGGCTTCCTGGTGCGCCCCGGGGGTCTGGCTCGGGGCACCCTTGACCGGAACGTAGTCGCCCGGGAAATATTCGACGACGCCGCTATTCTGGCTGCCGCCGGTGGCGTCGTCCGCGTGGTTGGGGCAGTTTCCGGTGCCTTCCCACGAGTATCCACCGGTGGGCTTGGCGCAGGCCATGTTGATGTCACCACCGGACATGCCGTTTTCCGGGGTGTTGTTGCCCGGCCGAGGGTCGATCCCACCCGCACTGATCACGTCCATGAACCGGTCGCGGAAACCTAGAATCATCGAGCCGTCACGAGTGAAGGCGAGGCTGGCCAACTCCGGCTGCGGATTGATGGAGGTGTTGCCCAGGCGA
This genomic interval carries:
- a CDS encoding SdrD B-like domain-containing protein — encoded protein: MSVLLLVGSATGPIVGTAWAAGASAIDGTLTVQVLRDFFGTGVINTTMDVPQQGMKVDVSDPTGHHVTGITDATGKVVVSSSTVLTGGQYRVDVTVPAPYSNYLRAAPASTAANHFDSFTTFVDVSGGKNASVITGVWNAADYTLPDSRYFVPIQNGASGTDTRALVAFGVNIRGTCPSDVACPTTLATQSQVGTTFGLAYDKYRQRLFQSEFARRHAPYGPDGGDAIYTVPVKGGSAPTLFAKVPGAAVTPHDTANMIKDPGFTNAPGKESIGSLALSEDGATLYAVNLLTRTLVSFDATGATALQPKATVPIPDPGCAAPTDWRPFGLETHNNTLYVGGVCSAESTQNRADLKAVVYAYDGRQFSTVLTQPLTAERGYVYHGRPGEAQNNHWNPWNTNLLTWDEFRLGNTSINPQPELASLAFTRDGSMILGFRDRFMDVISAGGIDPRPGNNTPENGMSGGDINMACAKPTGGYSWEGTGNCPNHADDATGGSQNSGVVEYFPGDYVPVKGAPSQTPGAHQEAAQGSVAYIPQQQWVISTEMDPAGNYSTDGTGYYNIETGKGPGNNPPANGYQFVASNQNGFGKAGGLGDIAYTAANAPIQIGNVVWFDGDHNGIQDPGQVPLPGATINLLDASGKQVATTKTDAAGEYYFGGVGAAYQLTPGAKYTVQFDVCTANTSKVPSQPPATELRFTLPLAGEDRAHDSNVIPPTTGQLCNGYAPVTAPANPGGVDHTIDAGVYIPQAPPTTPMPPTSTPPTSEPPATPMPTTPPPSNTRTDSLADTGISSLPVMIFLGVVLLGAGAAFVFVSRKRRAKQR
- a CDS encoding amino acid adenylation domain-containing protein codes for the protein MTSHDQATELPVSEAQLGIWLAEQAGSASSSPYLWGEYAEITGPLEVGLLSTAVRLSAREAEAVNTTFTEGPDGRARQHLRQLEPAVAVHDLSGADDPHGAALSWMRAELDRPLELRDGPVHGAVVLRLAAERHLLFQWAHHIALDGVGMTMLTTRIAGIYDHLYRGLPVPAGQWGGLAGLLAEEDGYRSSAEFDADRRWWHEHLADGPGFLSMAARPAAAAASSLRLTTTFGEAEFAELRAAADRFGRRWSRLVIAATALHTQAMSGSREVVLSLPVPGRFSGFSWTVPSMSANVLPLRLRLDPADTVAELLGQVCDRVRSVQAHQRYRGERLSREAGYPEDGRRFFGPVVNVQKFAYGLSFGDGTATVHNVAAPPSEDFSVVAYDRGDGRLRFDFDANPANHDREVLAAARDRFLHLLEQLVRAEPGTRIARLETTTPAERALVRSAGTGAAGSAPAQDLVSRFAERVAAAPEAFAVRSHATGERLTYRELDARADALAARLVAAGAGAESPVGLLVERSVGLVVAVLAVVRAGAAYVPLHRADGAHRLRSIADGADLALLITDEATAQDEFTGWFRGTGTVLGVAAGGGTAPVTAAVITPGRLACVMFTSGSTGTPKGVAITHENVVRLTEDRWWAEGAAERVLLHSPHAFDALTLELWVPLLTGGEVVLAPPGEADLRVLGGVVAGCGVTGLWLTAGLFDAVSQEAPGWLRGVRQVWTGGDVVPAAAVRRVRAVAPELVVVNGYGPTETTVFATRHVVDSEDATAVPIGAPIDGKRVHLLDAALRPVPVGAVGELYLAGFGLARGYLADPAATVQRFVACPFGAPGERMYRTGDLARWNPDGTLHFAGRGDGQVKLRGHRIETGEVDAALGRAAGVRQVATVLREGETGRRLVSYVVAEQADPAALREHVAALLPPFMVPSQFVVVAELPLNRNGKLDRAALPDPAEDSAPQETPTESPVPASAAEELLAGLFREVLGLAEVPPDRDFFALGGDSIKAIQLASRARRGGLELGTSDVFRHPTVAALAERVGAAAPALPGPGAAAGPLPLTPIMHWLLERGGALAGFAQCATLRVPAELGEQGLRSVLSSLVRRHDALRLKLTATGGLWNLQVAAQAGFDFARVDVRELAEQHRRELAGQWARRAQARLDVETGPAVSAVWLDAGGEPGTLVLAVHHLAVDGVSWRILLDDLREAGQVVLGGRSPRAEAAGTSFAQWARALPEHAREPGTQAEFPRWRQVAEVSGPSAQPGAESDRGHLSLQLPEEITAGVLEQATAVFGCSAETLLLSAFALAVADGPTVLVDVERHGREEFGGLDLSRTVGWFTTQFPVQLQPGAAWSQVQQDRRLLGEVVENVRAALGAVPRNGFGYGLLRYLNPQSAPVLAGGPQPRFGFNYLGRFDAGSDADWCPRSWAPVLGSSMPQDMRMVHLVELDCAVTDEPGGPRLTANWSWDGQLLGEREAAVLGERWFAVLGAMAEHAREGAGQRADTVLPLPPLAQGLLFHSMYDAQAADPYLVRFVFELTGELDEQRLREAVHALLRRHPQLSAAFRHDAEGAPVQVWPASFNVEWTRREDASAREVSRFLDTDRARRFDLAEAPVWRAALLGAGADRHVLVLSTHHIVIDGWSTPILINDLFALYAGAALPAPADYRRFLDWTRERDGAAHEEVWRTILSDVDGPTLVAPAAGRGAGDRGRVFDRLDAADTAAVRRTAQRLGSTVSTVVQLAWAMLLGALTGRDDVVFGATVSGRPPELPGVEEVVGLLINTVPVRVRLDPRRTVAEALAALRDQQLAVLEHQHADLTRLQAIAGHGELFDTAVVFENYPLDDSGGHPVPGLRVTGVEVLDGTHYPLSLIAVPGDQLGFRLDHRLDVLDEAAARRLLRRLAAVLARIGATPHSRLGEIGLLLPGENLDTAAISLPGLQHAALPELFEAHAAARPEAVAVSFGAERLTYGELDERANRLAQLLIARGAGPERLVALALPRSPELVVALLAALKSGAGYLPLDPEHPLERIRRTTADAEPVVIVSVRALRPVLPAQPGALLLDDPRTRAELAAAGAEAPRVPIHPDHAAYVIYTSGSTGEPKGVVVSHRNVLRLLEVTDDLFGFGPDDVHALFHSCAFDVSVWELWSALGRGGRLVVVPGEVTRAPGVLRELLDAEGVTALSQTPSAFYQLAQEEPGGGLPALRHVIFAGEALDPARLRGWHGQQRPRLVNMYGITETTVHATWALLSDPAETRSVIGTALADLRLHLLDHALRPVPPGCPGEIYLGGPGVARGYLGRAGLTAARFVADPFGPAGARLYRSGDLARALPDGSLEYLGRVDLQVKVRGFRIEPAEVEHVLELHPSVARAVVLAQHDDTGGGRLVAYVVPTTEVDPAQLREHAATLLPAHMVPAFVVAVAEIPLTANGKLDRAALPEPGSGRAAGRAPGGALERFLCEAFAATLGLPEIGVQESFFDSGGHSLLATRLINRVRSGLGVELDIRTLFDAPTVAELAGHVAHARTRDRPSLRPDRRPQRVPLSPAQRRLWFISGFDEFATTYNMRFAVRLDGPLSATTLRAALGDVVARHESLRTVVAESDDEPWQQVRSPEQLRFEHIQVAEADLAARLTADSAHRFDLAAELPIRATLYEHGPDRHVLLVLLHHIAVDGWSLAPLARDLSTAYRARSTGRSPQWPTSPVQYADFTVWQQAIDAEPQLRHWTKVLAGAPELLPLPTDHPRPPVSAHRGETIEVALDEKLHAAVLRLAQDHDVSPFMVLHAAFAALLCRLGAGEDIPIGTPVAGRNDAALHDAVGCYVNTVVLRTDLSGRPSFSELLRRVRAADLDAFDHQEVPIERLVEVLNPARSLGHHPLFQVMLAFQDTPPQEFDLPGISTEQVALHGESSRMDLLLSLRQNHTPTGMPEGITGVLEYDTELFAPDTARKLISRFELLLRAAADAPGTPIAELPVVSEQEQHWLVHSCNDTARQAPPTPLHELFAAQVARTPHAEAVLHDHGALTFRELDQRVREIVAQLTEHGIGPGALVALALPRTPDLLATMLAVLRTGAACLPCEPDWPAARTGAVLDDARPALVVGTDARGELSFTRPGRSPAPIATGTAYVIYTSGSTGRPKGVVVAHRAVVNLLAALAELLEVGVRDRVLATAPAGFDMSVPEFYLGALTGAAVVLADRDTTRDPDALLELVERQRVTVMHATPSLWRTLAADRPRALRGIRGVIGGEAVPGPLAERLRGLGVRLLACYGPTETTVWSSACPVEGRQREVVPLGRPLWNTACHVLDERLRPAPPGTVGELYISGLGVATGYLHRAALSAQRFVADPFGPPGTRMYRTGDLASRAPDGSLRFHGRADEQVKIRGHRVEPSEVEAALLGHPQVRAAAVTVHAHDAHDRRLVAYLVAPGVDLASVREHLRARLPGYMIPSRLLTCDELPLSSNGKLLRDRLPVPAEDTAAEQSAAEEPDVAAPVRVLCEIFAEVLGTARVGPEENFFELGGHSLITAPLIARIRSRLGLRAKVRDVFEAGTPAALHRALTGPSAAGGHLLPLRSGGQAAPLCCVHPLSGLGWSYAGLLAHLDHDQPVYALQGDAGAQPPGSIEEMAERYLQEIRSAHPRGPLHLLGWSFGGLVAHHMAIKARDRDLQVGLLCLIDPPLGAEPAPIDAQRVYRILLTAIGHDDQPEGELTFEAVSQLLRRDDGAFAAFTEADIARTVATARHNVELLRGHRPGHYPGDAVHIAAEAGPGARGWRAYVGGELATYRIDLPHDRLMQPEHVGEIARIVRDHLTEQKGHGTP